TTTAAAGATGCAGACTTTGAAGATTTTAAAAATCAATTCTTTAACAATCATAAAAAAGTGAACCACTACTTTTCTGTGTGGGGATTTGATGCGAATGATATTTTAAAATTTAATAAAATAAAGGTTTTATTTTCTGCAAATACATTTCTCTTACTAAAACAACAAAGAGTTGAAAGCAGCGAGAAACTTTATTTAAAGAGATTATTAAGTGACTATGGAAACTCTCTAAGTTTCTATAGTGAGGTCTTAGAACAAAAACACCATGAGGTTATTGTTAGCTTAAGAAGTGAGAAAGAATTGAGAAATGGACTTTATATTACAATTTGTGGAGTCTTTATAATTATATGTTTTTTCTCCTTTGTATTAATAAAGCAACTTCTGAAAATGAAGTATGAAAATTCTAGTAAAAAATATAATGTTTTATTTGTAGATGATGATGTCGAAATTTTAGAGGTTCTGACAAGTACTAACGAAAAGTTACTGCATTGTAGTTTCTTTCAGGCCAGTGATGGTATAGAGGCTTTACAAATAGTCGCAACCCAAAGAATAGATCTGATTATTACAGATCTTAGTATGCCAAATATGGATGGTGTAGAGCTTATTAAGAATTTAGAAAAAAAGAGTATTCCCTATATAGTCATGACAAGTAAAGTTCTCTTAAGTGAAAAGGTTAGAAAGCAACTAAAAGGACAACATGTCTTTGATAAGTTTGATATTCTCTATCGCATGGATGAGATTATAGGTTCACAGCTAAAGTTTAGTGATGAAGACTTGAATATTCTTGAGGACGCTAGTTAGAGTGACAATAAAACTCATATGTAGTAAAATCTCTTCATGAAATTTGAACTAGAACAAATTAAAAAAAACCTTCTGTGTGAAGATATGACTGAGCATAGATTAGTTCAAACTCTTGAGCTCATCTCTAAAGGCTTTACTTCGAAAAGAGAAAATATTTCAAAATATGTTAATGATCGGGAGTATGTGAGTGCATATACATCTTTTTATCTACCAACAAATATTCCTAAATTAAAATTTGTTTTCGATCAATTACCGAAAGATCTTCTTAGCTCAATTAAAGATTCTCATATCGTAGACTATGGCTGTGGCCCTGGAACCTTTTCCTTTGCGTTCGATGAATACTTTGATGGAGATATTAGGGTAACTGGAGTTGATCAAAGTTCAATAATGATTGAGCAAGCGAAGAAACTTAATGAGAGATTGTATCTCAATACCGATCTTCACTTTGATTCAGAGATTCCTGCTCAATGGTCTGAGGGGACTTTGTTATTTGGTCATTCTATGAATGAAATGGGACATGAGAGAGCTTTAAAGTTGATAACTCAGCACCGGCCGAAACATATTATCTTTATCGAACCTGGCACTAGCGAAGTCTTTAAGTCAATATTGGCCATTAGAGACGCTCTTAGCAAATCAGGGTACACATGTTTTTACCCTTGTCAGAATATTCAGATGAGGTGTCCAGTAGGTGAGAGAGTTAGCGAGGGACTTAGTGATTGGTGTCATCAGGTCATTCGAACAACTCATGGGCCTGATATAGAGAGGCTAGCTCAGCTCATTAAATTAGATCGCAAAACGATGCCTTTGATTGCTCATGTTTATAGCACAGAAGTAACTAGATCATCTTCTTTGGCGAGAATGATTAGATTCTATCGAGAGACTAAGTTCTCTTTTGATTGGGAAGTCTGCCTAGAGAGGGAAGGAAAGCTCTCTGTCATTGATTTTGAGGTGACAAAGAGAGAACTAACTAAGGGACAGATTAAGTATCTACAAAAAATCAGTGTAGGTCTTGAATTTGAATTTGAAGTTATTAAAGAGTTAGGCCCAGATCGTTGGCGAGTGAAAATAAATCTTGATTAGATATTAATATTTTTTATAAATATATGGTAATATATAAAAATGTTACCAAGCTCAAATGATATACAATATTTTCTAGAAGTTTCTAAAACTTTAAACCTCAGTCGTTCTGCCGAAAAGTTGGGAATTACTCAGCCAACACTGAGTTTTGCTATTAAGAGATTAGAGCAGTCCCTAGGTGTTGAGCTCTTAGTTAGGTCTAAGACGGGTGTCTCTCTAACTCGCTATGGAGAGAGCTTTAGGCGTGAGTCGAAGAAGTTCTTAGAGGATTGGTATCAATTAAAATCTAAACTTGTTCAAGAAAAAGAGGAAATTAGAGGATTATATACAATGGGTGTTCATCCCTCTGTTGCTCTATATACACTGGGAGAGTTCATTCCTAAACTCTATCATGATTACCCAAGTCTAGAAGTGAAACTAGTTCATAGCTCTAGTAGACTTATTACTGAACAAGTTATTTCCCATAAGTTAGATTTAGGGATCGTTGTCAATCCTGTTTCTCATCCTGACCTAGTGATAATTAAATTATTAACAGATGAGGTGACCCTATGGGAGAGTCCGTCCAATAAAAATAAAGATGTCCTATTATGTGACCCTGATCTCACACAAACATCCTCCCTTGTCATGAAGTTAAAAAAGCAAAAATTACATTTTAGCAGAATTCTTCATTCTCAAAACTTAGAGGTATTAACTGATTTAACTGTTAATGGTGCTGGAGTAGGAATACTTCCAGGTAAAGTCGTAATGAGCAGTGGAGCAAAGCTGTTAAAGGTTCCCGCTGCACCAGTATTTAAGGATACTATTTGTCTGATTTTTAGAGTTGATAGAGTTAAAACTAGGGCCAGTGAAGAAATTATAAGTCGAATAAAGAAAATCAAGAATATATAAAAAAAAGGCCTTCTTACGAAGGCCATTTTTAAATTATTTTTTAAGTTTACCTGCGTAAGCTCCACCAAATTTCTTTCTGAATTTCTCAATACGTCCTTCAGAGTCAACGATTTTGTGGTTACCAGTATAGAATGGGTGAGACTCAGAAGAGATATCTAATTTAACCATTGGGTATTCTTTACCTTCAAAAGTTTCAGTTAGATCAGCTGAGATCGTAGATTTAATAACAAATTTCTTATCACAAGAAACGTCCCAAAAAAGAACATCTCTAAATTCTGGGTGAATACCTTTTTTCATAATTATCCTTTTGCTTTCCTTGAATATACAAGGGCCATTATTTAAGATTTAAGGCTGTAATTTCGCTAATTTTACCTATGCTGTCAAGAGAGAAGTATAAAAAAGAAAGTTAATGGGCGCTACAACTAGAGCACCCATCGCTACCTGGAGGGTGTTCTGCATCAAAGATTGGCCAGTGTCCATACTTCTTGTTTATAAGAGAAATGGCCTCTTCAATTGTGTCATGACTTGATTGATACACTTCTTGGTGATCTTGGTCTGTTACT
This window of the Halobacteriovorax sp. HLS genome carries:
- a CDS encoding response regulator, whose amino-acid sequence is MIIANKSKNSTFNVIIFITLVVALITMFTSLVKISKKVDVLNNVGKVSVIEQQLLINQIQQRIKWWHKQIDFSIISEEKVKLDFKDADFEDFKNQFFNNHKKVNHYFSVWGFDANDILKFNKIKVLFSANTFLLLKQQRVESSEKLYLKRLLSDYGNSLSFYSEVLEQKHHEVIVSLRSEKELRNGLYITICGVFIIICFFSFVLIKQLLKMKYENSSKKYNVLFVDDDVEILEVLTSTNEKLLHCSFFQASDGIEALQIVATQRIDLIITDLSMPNMDGVELIKNLEKKSIPYIVMTSKVLLSEKVRKQLKGQHVFDKFDILYRMDEIIGSQLKFSDEDLNILEDAS
- a CDS encoding small ribosomal subunit Rsm22 family protein; this translates as MKFELEQIKKNLLCEDMTEHRLVQTLELISKGFTSKRENISKYVNDREYVSAYTSFYLPTNIPKLKFVFDQLPKDLLSSIKDSHIVDYGCGPGTFSFAFDEYFDGDIRVTGVDQSSIMIEQAKKLNERLYLNTDLHFDSEIPAQWSEGTLLFGHSMNEMGHERALKLITQHRPKHIIFIEPGTSEVFKSILAIRDALSKSGYTCFYPCQNIQMRCPVGERVSEGLSDWCHQVIRTTHGPDIERLAQLIKLDRKTMPLIAHVYSTEVTRSSSLARMIRFYRETKFSFDWEVCLEREGKLSVIDFEVTKRELTKGQIKYLQKISVGLEFEFEVIKELGPDRWRVKINLD
- a CDS encoding LysR family transcriptional regulator, encoding MLPSSNDIQYFLEVSKTLNLSRSAEKLGITQPTLSFAIKRLEQSLGVELLVRSKTGVSLTRYGESFRRESKKFLEDWYQLKSKLVQEKEEIRGLYTMGVHPSVALYTLGEFIPKLYHDYPSLEVKLVHSSSRLITEQVISHKLDLGIVVNPVSHPDLVIIKLLTDEVTLWESPSNKNKDVLLCDPDLTQTSSLVMKLKKQKLHFSRILHSQNLEVLTDLTVNGAGVGILPGKVVMSSGAKLLKVPAAPVFKDTICLIFRVDRVKTRASEEIISRIKKIKNI
- a CDS encoding type B 50S ribosomal protein L31, giving the protein MKKGIHPEFRDVLFWDVSCDKKFVIKSTISADLTETFEGKEYPMVKLDISSESHPFYTGNHKIVDSEGRIEKFRKKFGGAYAGKLKK